A genomic window from Mesosutterella faecium includes:
- the hemA gene encoding glutamyl-tRNA reductase: MQLLAIGLNHKTAPLAVRESVSFTSEEIAQALPAVLDAFAPKIEGAVKEAMILSTCNRTEFFFSAEDASLAAQKLVPFVADMKGLSLRELLPHTYQFRQADVARHAFRVASGLDSMVLGETQIVGQIKKAWREARQAKAIGLMLGHLFDCTFAAAKEVRTATAIGSNSVSLAAAGVRMASQLFGDLSKEKILFVGAGEMIELCAAHFCAQHPARVVIANRTLDRGAALARRFQAEAAELKSLPDIISDFDIIVTCTASALPIIGLGMIQRAVAQRRHRPILIIDLAVPRDVEPEVSNLEDVYLYTVDDLGKVVAYGKESRRVAVSQAEAIIEMRVRDFEAWLATREAVPEIRALRGRGEQLRQEALQKARQRLAAGVEAETVLEELSRALTRKFLHSPTVLLRDGGGLPPAERAKAAGILREFYLPRSENGAS; the protein is encoded by the coding sequence ATGCAACTCTTAGCCATAGGTTTAAACCATAAAACAGCCCCGCTCGCTGTTCGGGAGTCCGTCTCCTTTACATCGGAGGAAATAGCGCAGGCGCTTCCAGCCGTGCTGGATGCGTTCGCTCCGAAAATTGAAGGCGCCGTAAAGGAGGCGATGATTCTTTCGACCTGCAACCGAACAGAATTTTTCTTTTCGGCTGAGGACGCATCCCTGGCTGCCCAAAAGCTGGTTCCCTTTGTTGCGGATATGAAGGGACTCAGCCTTCGGGAACTCCTTCCCCACACTTATCAGTTTCGGCAGGCCGATGTGGCAAGACACGCCTTCAGGGTCGCGAGCGGACTTGACTCCATGGTGCTTGGCGAGACTCAGATTGTCGGCCAGATCAAAAAAGCCTGGAGGGAGGCAAGGCAGGCGAAGGCGATCGGCCTGATGCTGGGACATTTGTTTGACTGCACCTTTGCAGCTGCTAAGGAAGTGCGCACTGCGACCGCCATTGGTTCCAACTCGGTTTCACTCGCCGCGGCCGGAGTCCGGATGGCCTCCCAGCTGTTTGGCGATCTTTCCAAGGAAAAGATTCTGTTTGTCGGTGCTGGAGAGATGATTGAGCTGTGCGCCGCTCATTTCTGTGCGCAGCATCCCGCCAGAGTTGTGATTGCCAACCGCACCCTTGACCGAGGCGCAGCGCTTGCGCGGCGCTTTCAGGCCGAGGCGGCTGAGCTCAAGTCCCTGCCTGACATCATCTCGGATTTTGACATCATCGTCACCTGCACAGCATCGGCCCTGCCGATTATCGGCCTGGGTATGATCCAGCGCGCTGTCGCCCAGCGCAGGCACCGCCCGATTCTGATCATCGATCTGGCTGTTCCCCGTGATGTGGAGCCGGAGGTCTCGAATCTGGAGGATGTCTACCTCTATACGGTCGATGATCTGGGAAAAGTCGTGGCCTACGGCAAGGAGAGCCGCCGCGTGGCGGTTTCGCAGGCGGAGGCCATTATTGAAATGCGTGTCAGGGATTTTGAGGCCTGGCTTGCCACGCGTGAGGCCGTCCCTGAAATCCGCGCTCTGCGCGGCAGGGGAGAGCAGCTTCGTCAGGAAGCACTGCAGAAGGCTCGTCAAAGACTGGCCGCCGGGGTGGAAGCTGAAACTGTGCTGGAGGAGCTCTCCAGGGCGCTGACGCGAAAGTTCCTGCATTCCCCCACTGTGCTTTTGCGCGACGGGGGCGGGCTGCCGCCGGCGGAGCGAGCCAAGGCGGCAGGAATTCTCCGGGAGTTCTATCTGCCCAGGTCCGAAAACGGCGCTTCCTGA
- a CDS encoding glutamate synthase subunit beta, protein MINNRGFMEIAREERAEDPVEKRIVRWSEFRHTLSPQKAIEQAERCMECGTPFCAQACPVHNLAPEFNDDVRRGDWKQAWLCLASTNNFPEFTSRVCPALCEGSCSLGFAKDSSVTIQAIENAIVERAWKEGWVVPLIPREKSGKKVAVVGSGPSGLACAQQLARAGHDVTVYEKNERPGGLLRFGIPDFKLSKSVLDRRLEQMKAEGVKFVVSTAVGSDRFSPGVGSKAKKKIAASDLINAYDAVVLCGGSEVPRDLDVPGRKLQGVHFALELLQACNREVSGEGKSKISVKDQDVIVIGGGDTGADVVGTAHRQGARSVMQVEINPEPPEKADRFAVWPDWPRILRTSAFHEEGCERRWCFGTKEFLGDKKGHLRAVKAVQLEWSHDAVTGRRVFKEKPGTEVEIPVQAAFLAMGFVHPSAEVLDAFGVEKDLRGNARAAAAGASAYQTNVPKVFVAGDMRRGQSLVVRAIAEGRHAAKAVDKYLMGESFLED, encoded by the coding sequence ATGATAAATAATCGCGGCTTTATGGAAATAGCGAGAGAAGAGCGGGCCGAGGATCCTGTCGAGAAGCGGATTGTGCGCTGGAGCGAGTTCCGGCATACGCTGTCCCCGCAAAAAGCCATCGAGCAGGCCGAACGCTGCATGGAGTGCGGCACGCCTTTCTGTGCGCAGGCCTGCCCTGTTCACAACCTGGCTCCCGAGTTCAATGACGATGTCAGGCGCGGCGACTGGAAGCAGGCCTGGCTCTGCCTGGCGAGCACCAATAATTTCCCAGAATTCACCAGCCGGGTCTGTCCGGCTTTGTGCGAGGGGTCCTGCTCCCTGGGGTTCGCAAAAGATTCCAGCGTGACCATCCAGGCCATTGAGAATGCCATTGTGGAGCGCGCATGGAAAGAGGGCTGGGTTGTGCCCCTGATTCCCAGAGAGAAAAGCGGCAAAAAAGTGGCTGTCGTCGGATCAGGGCCTTCCGGCCTCGCCTGCGCCCAGCAGCTGGCGAGAGCCGGGCACGATGTGACCGTTTACGAAAAAAACGAACGCCCGGGCGGGCTCCTCAGGTTTGGAATCCCGGATTTCAAGCTTTCCAAGTCGGTGCTGGACCGCAGACTCGAACAGATGAAGGCAGAAGGCGTGAAGTTTGTGGTCTCCACTGCGGTGGGATCCGACCGTTTTTCTCCGGGCGTTGGCTCCAAGGCCAAGAAGAAAATAGCGGCATCAGATCTTATTAATGCCTATGACGCGGTCGTCCTTTGCGGCGGGTCCGAGGTGCCACGCGATCTCGATGTTCCGGGCCGCAAGCTTCAGGGAGTGCATTTTGCTCTGGAGCTTCTGCAGGCCTGCAACCGGGAGGTCTCAGGAGAAGGAAAGTCAAAAATCAGCGTTAAGGATCAGGATGTCATCGTCATCGGCGGCGGTGACACCGGGGCCGACGTGGTGGGCACTGCGCACAGGCAGGGCGCCCGTTCCGTCATGCAGGTTGAAATCAATCCCGAGCCGCCTGAAAAAGCGGATCGGTTTGCGGTCTGGCCGGATTGGCCGAGGATTCTTCGGACCTCGGCTTTCCATGAGGAGGGATGCGAGCGCCGCTGGTGTTTCGGCACCAAGGAATTCCTGGGCGATAAAAAAGGCCATCTCCGCGCGGTCAAGGCGGTTCAGCTCGAGTGGTCGCATGATGCGGTGACGGGGCGCCGGGTGTTCAAGGAGAAGCCTGGCACCGAAGTGGAAATCCCCGTCCAGGCTGCGTTTCTAGCCATGGGATTCGTGCATCCGAGCGCAGAAGTGCTGGACGCTTTCGGAGTGGAGAAGGATCTCAGGGGAAACGCACGCGCTGCCGCTGCCGGGGCCTCGGCTTATCAGACGAATGTGCCCAAGGTCTTCGTGGCCGGAGACATGCGAAGGGGGCAGAGCCTGGTGGTCAGGGCGATTGCGGAAGGTCGCCATGCTGCGAAAGCCGTGGACAAGTATTTGATGGGAGAGTCCTTCCTGGAAGACTGA
- a CDS encoding glutamate synthase-related protein, which produces MKKAEAARVAAEKGLYSPAYEHDSCGVGFVASIKGVATHRTIEQGLKILHNLDHRGAVGADPLCGDGAGIMIQIPDELFRAEFGQLGITLPPPGEYGVGMIFLPREPASRRACEEELERAVRAEGQVVIGWREVPVDHEMPTSPTVKASEPVIRQIFIGRGPDVMVQEALERRLYVIRKSASHKIQALKLTHGHEYFVPSMSTRTVVYKGLLLADQVGVYYRDLANPLCKSAIALVHQRFSTNTFPSWELAHPYRYIAHNGEINTVKGNFNWIRAREGMKSAVLSDEDLKKLSPLIYEGQSDTACLDNALELLVMCGYSLPHAVMMLIPEAWERAEKDMEPEKRALYEYNAAIMEPWDGPAVIAFTDGVRIGATLDRNGLRPARYVETDDDYVILASEAGVIPVPDSRIRSKQKLHPGKMLLIDTGLGRIISDEEVKKQLAGAHPYEEWTQKINIKLSAIEEPKKLPHLRKIPLVREQQAFGYTAEDLKVLMCPMAEERKEPLGSMGDDTSLPVLSSRSQSFYQYFKQLFAQVTNPPIDPIREEMVTSLISFIGPKPDLLDINNVNPPRRLVVNQPILNDGEMEKINQISRYTAGKFRSCRLSLCYPVEWGAAGVEAHLASLCAKAVDAVRSGFNILIVSDRGVDEKMVAVPALLATSALHQHLIKAGLRTQTGIVVETGSARETHHFALLAGFGAEAVHPYLAIETLRDYYGDGSAHGGLTGEKAVENYIYALDQGLTKIMAKMGISTYMSYRGAQIFEAIGLSQELMDRYFKGTRSSIGGLGLFDVMQEAVNMHHEAFHRAPSMNLQLDDGGEYAWRPRGEEHMWTPQAIGALQRAARFNDYGRYREYAQIINDQSKRHMTIRGLFDFKLKPEAAVPLSEVESADEIVKRFATGAMSLGSISAEAHAALAVAMNRIGGKSNTGEGGEDEKRYERELRTGSSGIEDGMTLADILGKDVVAGRLDLKKGDSLRSRIKQVASARFGVTETYLLSADQIQIKMAQGAKPGEGGHLPGKKVSPYIAKLRYSVPGVGLISPPPHHDIYSIEDLAQLIHDLKNANPKASISVKLVSESGVGTIAAGVAKAKADHIVISGHDGGTGASPLSSVKHAGTPWEIGLSETQQTLVVNRLRSRVRIQVDGQIKTGRDVVIGALLGADEFGFATAPLVVLGCMMMRKCHLNTCPAGIATQDPELRALFHGKPEHLVNYFHFVAEEVRELMASLGFRRFDDMIGRADCLVQRADAGGKASKIDCSRVLYEPEVSSPKERRNSTVQNHGLEKSLDWELIRLAKPALEKGEKVRMSLNVHNVNRTCGTLLSSQVALRYGKEGLPDDTIHVELHGSAGQSLGAFLVPGITLDLKGEANDYVGKGLCGGRIIVECTDEFHGRGAENVIAGNTTLYGATSGEAYFNGVVGERFAVRLSGASAVVEGCGDHGCEYMTGGTVVVLGETGRNFAAGMSGGIAYVYDDKGDFERRCNSASVMLERVPSSAEQERNESRALWHQGRTDEELLHELIASHYRYTGSARAKELLDNWQVSRARFVKIFPLEYRKVLQAGLIH; this is translated from the coding sequence ATGAAAAAGGCAGAGGCGGCCCGCGTGGCTGCAGAAAAGGGGCTTTATTCCCCGGCATATGAACATGACTCCTGCGGCGTGGGCTTTGTCGCAAGCATCAAGGGAGTTGCGACGCACCGCACGATCGAACAGGGGCTGAAGATCCTGCACAACCTGGATCACCGCGGGGCCGTCGGGGCCGATCCCCTGTGCGGGGACGGCGCCGGCATCATGATTCAGATCCCCGATGAACTTTTCAGGGCGGAATTCGGACAGCTGGGCATCACTCTGCCTCCGCCGGGAGAGTACGGGGTCGGCATGATTTTCCTGCCCAGGGAGCCGGCCAGCCGCCGAGCCTGCGAAGAAGAGCTTGAGCGGGCCGTGCGTGCCGAGGGCCAGGTGGTCATCGGGTGGCGCGAGGTGCCGGTCGACCACGAGATGCCGACCTCCCCGACGGTGAAGGCGAGCGAGCCTGTCATCCGTCAGATTTTCATCGGCCGAGGCCCGGACGTGATGGTGCAGGAGGCTCTCGAGCGGCGCCTTTATGTCATTCGCAAAAGCGCGAGCCACAAAATCCAGGCGCTCAAGCTCACGCACGGGCACGAGTATTTTGTGCCGTCCATGAGCACGAGAACCGTGGTTTACAAGGGGCTGCTGCTGGCCGATCAGGTGGGGGTTTACTACCGGGATCTCGCCAATCCTCTGTGCAAGAGCGCCATCGCGCTGGTCCACCAGAGGTTTTCGACCAACACTTTCCCGAGCTGGGAGCTCGCCCATCCCTACCGTTACATCGCCCACAACGGCGAGATCAACACGGTCAAGGGCAACTTCAACTGGATCAGGGCCCGAGAAGGGATGAAGAGCGCCGTTCTCTCGGACGAGGACTTAAAAAAACTCTCGCCGCTGATTTATGAAGGACAGAGCGACACGGCCTGCCTCGACAACGCGCTGGAGCTGCTGGTGATGTGCGGCTACTCTCTGCCGCATGCCGTGATGATGCTGATCCCTGAGGCCTGGGAAAGAGCGGAAAAGGACATGGAGCCCGAAAAGCGGGCCCTCTACGAGTACAACGCCGCCATCATGGAGCCCTGGGACGGACCGGCCGTCATCGCCTTCACCGACGGAGTGAGAATTGGCGCGACTCTCGACCGCAATGGCCTGAGGCCGGCCCGTTATGTGGAGACCGACGACGACTACGTCATCCTCGCCTCCGAGGCGGGAGTCATCCCGGTGCCGGACTCAAGGATTCGGAGCAAGCAGAAGCTGCATCCGGGCAAGATGCTCCTGATTGACACCGGGCTTGGAAGGATCATCAGCGACGAGGAAGTCAAAAAACAGCTCGCGGGTGCGCATCCCTACGAGGAGTGGACCCAGAAAATCAACATCAAGCTGTCGGCCATTGAGGAGCCGAAAAAGCTACCGCACCTGCGCAAGATTCCCCTTGTCCGCGAGCAGCAGGCGTTCGGCTACACTGCCGAAGACCTGAAGGTTCTGATGTGTCCCATGGCCGAGGAGCGCAAGGAGCCCCTGGGATCGATGGGCGACGATACTTCACTGCCGGTGCTGTCGTCGCGCAGCCAGTCCTTTTACCAGTACTTCAAGCAGCTTTTCGCTCAGGTGACCAATCCGCCGATCGACCCGATTCGGGAAGAGATGGTGACTTCCCTGATCAGCTTCATCGGACCCAAGCCCGATCTTCTCGACATCAATAACGTGAATCCGCCGCGCCGCCTGGTGGTGAACCAGCCGATTCTCAACGACGGGGAGATGGAGAAGATCAATCAAATTTCCAGATACACGGCCGGAAAGTTCCGTTCCTGCCGCCTGTCGCTGTGCTATCCGGTGGAGTGGGGCGCGGCCGGGGTGGAGGCCCATCTTGCCAGCCTGTGCGCGAAGGCCGTGGACGCCGTCCGCAGCGGCTTTAACATTCTCATCGTCTCGGACCGCGGAGTTGATGAGAAGATGGTGGCAGTGCCCGCGCTGCTGGCCACCAGCGCGTTGCACCAGCACCTGATCAAGGCGGGGCTGCGTACTCAGACGGGCATTGTGGTCGAAACCGGAAGTGCCAGAGAAACGCACCATTTCGCTCTCCTGGCCGGTTTCGGAGCCGAAGCCGTTCATCCGTACCTGGCTATTGAAACGCTTCGTGATTATTACGGAGACGGCTCCGCGCATGGTGGCCTGACCGGTGAAAAAGCGGTGGAGAACTACATTTATGCCCTTGACCAGGGACTGACGAAAATCATGGCCAAAATGGGCATCTCCACTTACATGAGTTATCGAGGCGCGCAGATCTTTGAGGCGATCGGGCTGTCCCAGGAGCTGATGGACCGGTATTTCAAGGGAACCCGTTCCTCGATCGGCGGTCTGGGCCTTTTCGATGTCATGCAGGAGGCTGTGAACATGCATCACGAGGCGTTCCATCGGGCGCCTTCGATGAACCTCCAGCTCGATGACGGGGGAGAGTACGCCTGGAGGCCGAGGGGCGAGGAGCACATGTGGACGCCCCAGGCCATCGGCGCCCTGCAGAGAGCCGCCCGCTTCAACGATTACGGCCGGTACCGTGAATACGCCCAGATCATCAACGATCAGAGCAAAAGGCACATGACGATTCGCGGGCTTTTTGACTTTAAGCTGAAGCCGGAGGCGGCCGTGCCGCTCTCGGAGGTGGAAAGTGCGGATGAAATCGTCAAGCGTTTTGCAACCGGGGCCATGTCTCTGGGCTCTATCTCCGCGGAGGCGCACGCGGCTCTCGCCGTTGCCATGAACCGCATCGGCGGGAAAAGCAACACTGGTGAAGGCGGCGAGGATGAAAAGCGCTACGAGAGGGAACTGCGCACGGGCAGCTCGGGCATCGAAGACGGCATGACGCTGGCCGATATCCTGGGCAAGGACGTCGTTGCCGGACGGCTTGATCTGAAAAAGGGAGACTCCCTGCGCTCCCGGATCAAGCAGGTGGCCTCGGCCCGGTTTGGCGTGACGGAGACGTACCTGCTGTCAGCAGACCAGATCCAGATCAAGATGGCCCAGGGGGCCAAGCCGGGCGAAGGCGGGCATCTCCCCGGCAAAAAAGTGAGCCCCTATATTGCAAAGCTCCGCTACTCGGTGCCGGGCGTCGGCCTTATTTCGCCGCCTCCGCACCATGACATTTACTCCATCGAGGATCTGGCCCAGCTTATCCACGACCTGAAGAACGCCAACCCGAAGGCCTCCATCTCCGTGAAGCTGGTCAGCGAATCTGGCGTGGGGACCATCGCCGCCGGTGTAGCCAAGGCCAAAGCGGACCACATCGTGATTTCCGGACATGACGGCGGCACAGGCGCCAGTCCCCTGTCTTCAGTCAAGCACGCTGGGACTCCCTGGGAGATCGGCCTGTCCGAGACGCAGCAGACGCTGGTGGTGAATCGCCTGCGCAGCCGTGTCCGCATTCAGGTTGACGGGCAGATCAAGACTGGCCGCGATGTTGTTATAGGAGCGCTGCTAGGCGCCGATGAATTCGGGTTCGCCACGGCCCCACTGGTGGTTCTGGGCTGCATGATGATGCGCAAATGCCACCTGAACACCTGCCCGGCCGGCATAGCAACTCAGGATCCGGAACTGCGCGCGCTCTTCCACGGAAAGCCCGAGCACCTGGTGAATTATTTCCACTTCGTGGCCGAAGAGGTGCGCGAGCTGATGGCCTCGCTCGGCTTCCGCCGTTTCGACGATATGATCGGACGCGCAGACTGTCTGGTGCAGCGCGCAGATGCGGGCGGCAAGGCCTCGAAGATCGACTGCTCGAGAGTGCTCTATGAGCCTGAGGTTTCCAGTCCGAAGGAGCGGCGCAACAGCACCGTCCAGAACCACGGGCTGGAGAAGAGTCTCGACTGGGAGCTGATACGTCTTGCGAAGCCGGCCCTGGAAAAAGGCGAGAAGGTGCGCATGTCCCTCAATGTCCACAATGTCAACCGCACCTGCGGCACCCTGCTGTCAAGCCAGGTCGCTCTCAGGTACGGGAAGGAGGGACTGCCCGATGACACTATCCATGTTGAACTGCACGGCAGCGCGGGGCAGAGCCTGGGGGCTTTCCTTGTTCCCGGCATTACTCTCGACCTGAAGGGCGAGGCCAACGACTACGTGGGCAAGGGGCTGTGCGGGGGAAGAATCATCGTGGAGTGTACAGACGAATTTCACGGCCGCGGTGCGGAAAACGTCATTGCGGGCAACACGACGCTTTATGGCGCGACCTCCGGCGAAGCGTACTTCAACGGCGTGGTTGGCGAGCGTTTCGCAGTCAGGCTTTCCGGTGCCTCGGCGGTGGTCGAGGGCTGCGGGGACCACGGATGTGAATACATGACCGGCGGGACGGTAGTCGTGCTCGGGGAAACAGGTAGGAATTTCGCTGCGGGCATGAGCGGAGGAATCGCATACGTCTACGACGACAAGGGGGACTTCGAAAGACGCTGCAATTCGGCCTCGGTCATGCTCGAGCGCGTGCCCTCCTCGGCCGAGCAGGAGAGAAATGAAAGCCGCGCCCTGTGGCACCAGGGCCGCACGGACGAGGAGCTTCTCCACGAGCTGATCGCCAGCCACTACAGATATACGGGCAGCGCAAGGGCCAAGGAGCTTCTGGACAACTGGCAGGTTTCTAGGGCGAGATTCGTCAAGATATTCCCCCTTGAGTACCGCAAAGTGCTTCAAGCCGGCCTCATCCACTGA
- a CDS encoding transposase gives MARMARLELVGEIHHVALRGRQTVFFDEADCVMLLHALSEEAREREVSLLSWSLLPDSVHLLVRPREKGALALLMQGLGRRWVPQYNQRHRLTGSPWTGRYYSCPIDSSWELRAMRFVDALACFQGICERPWDYRWSSCSARVMGTPGAIDVETPRSWWDLGNTPFDRQARYQDFLMKAESGRWLDELRCATRLGRPFGTKEWMDSSGVPRDRVPTGRKPGRPRRPRR, from the coding sequence ATGGCAAGAATGGCGCGTTTAGAGCTGGTGGGCGAAATCCATCATGTAGCTCTCAGGGGGCGGCAGACGGTTTTTTTCGACGAGGCCGACTGTGTGATGCTGCTCCATGCGCTCTCGGAAGAAGCAAGAGAACGGGAAGTCAGTCTTCTCTCATGGTCCCTGCTGCCGGATTCCGTGCACCTGCTGGTCCGGCCCCGCGAAAAAGGCGCTCTCGCCCTGCTGATGCAGGGCCTTGGCCGCCGCTGGGTCCCGCAGTACAACCAGCGGCACCGCCTGACCGGGTCTCCGTGGACCGGCAGGTATTACAGCTGTCCCATTGACTCGTCTTGGGAGCTGAGGGCGATGAGGTTTGTAGACGCTCTGGCCTGCTTTCAGGGCATATGCGAACGGCCGTGGGACTACCGCTGGTCGAGCTGCTCGGCCCGTGTGATGGGAACTCCCGGTGCGATTGATGTCGAAACTCCGAGATCCTGGTGGGATTTGGGCAACACGCCGTTCGACCGTCAGGCTAGATATCAGGACTTTCTTATGAAGGCGGAGTCCGGCAGATGGCTGGACGAGCTGCGCTGCGCCACCCGCCTGGGCCGCCCCTTTGGTACGAAGGAATGGATGGATTCGAGCGGTGTTCCTCGCGACAGGGTTCCGACCGGCAGGAAGCCGGGCCGGCCGCGGAGGCCTCGGCGGTAA
- a CDS encoding stringent starvation protein B, which produces MNDTSDFHPAVPLKPYLIRAMVQWCEDNGLRPYLVIQVDDGVQVPREYVRDGQIVLNVSSAAAHNADFGNEEITFAARFGMQASEIRVPVRAVIAAYPAECPEAGFCLDYKPAADAQPARTGSGKRLNIQKIK; this is translated from the coding sequence ATGAACGATACAAGCGATTTCCACCCTGCAGTCCCGTTGAAGCCCTACCTGATCCGGGCCATGGTCCAGTGGTGCGAGGACAATGGCCTGCGTCCCTATCTTGTCATCCAAGTCGACGACGGCGTGCAGGTTCCGCGCGAGTACGTTCGGGATGGACAGATCGTTCTGAACGTCTCTTCCGCGGCGGCTCACAACGCCGACTTTGGCAATGAAGAGATCACTTTTGCGGCGCGATTCGGAATGCAGGCTAGCGAAATCAGGGTTCCGGTCCGCGCCGTGATAGCGGCTTATCCCGCCGAGTGTCCCGAGGCGGGCTTCTGTCTGGACTACAAGCCCGCGGCTGACGCTCAGCCCGCCCGGACGGGGAGCGGGAAGCGGCTGAACATACAAAAAATCAAATAA
- a CDS encoding glutathione S-transferase N-terminal domain-containing protein, with protein MMVLYSGTTDPFSHRCRFVLFEKGMDFEIRDVDMFNIPPEVKAMTPYGTVPVLSERDLILYEANVIDEYIDERFPHPQLMPPDPITRARTRMFLYGFERELYQPVRVLENHASAEKDKAVARRSIANQLQQFSGHLSKNKYFLGEDFSMLDICIAPLLWRLDYYKIELPKTAKAIQIYAERVFSRPAFMESMTPSEKVMRR; from the coding sequence ATGATGGTATTGTATTCTGGCACAACGGATCCTTTTTCTCATCGCTGCCGCTTTGTTCTCTTCGAGAAGGGCATGGACTTCGAGATTCGCGATGTGGACATGTTCAACATCCCGCCCGAAGTCAAGGCCATGACTCCGTACGGGACGGTGCCTGTCCTCAGTGAGAGGGACCTTATCCTTTATGAAGCCAACGTCATTGACGAATACATTGATGAGCGGTTTCCTCATCCTCAGCTCATGCCGCCGGATCCCATCACGCGCGCCCGCACCCGCATGTTCCTCTACGGGTTTGAGCGCGAGCTCTATCAGCCCGTGCGCGTCCTGGAGAACCATGCCTCGGCCGAGAAAGACAAGGCGGTCGCCAGAAGGAGCATCGCCAACCAGCTGCAGCAGTTTTCCGGCCACCTCTCCAAGAACAAGTATTTCCTTGGAGAGGATTTCTCCATGCTCGACATCTGCATAGCCCCTCTTCTCTGGAGGCTTGACTACTACAAGATCGAGCTGCCCAAGACGGCGAAGGCGATCCAGATTTATGCGGAGAGAGTGTTCTCCCGGCCCGCTTTCATGGAGTCCATGACCCCTTCAGAAAAAGTGATGCGTCGCTGA
- the mscL gene encoding large conductance mechanosensitive channel protein MscL: MGFLKEFQAFISKGNVMDLAVGVIIGGAFNQIVSSLVKDIINPVVGFIIGKPDFHNLFWVMKMPDGYTGPQTYEALTKAGATVFGYGAFLTAVIQFLLLSLVIFFIIKSMNTMRERLERKQPPAPSAPAPVPEDIQLLREIRDLMKKNG, from the coding sequence ATGGGCTTTTTAAAAGAATTCCAGGCCTTCATCTCCAAAGGCAATGTCATGGATCTGGCTGTCGGCGTCATCATCGGCGGCGCTTTCAACCAAATTGTCTCGAGCCTTGTGAAGGACATCATCAACCCGGTGGTGGGCTTCATCATCGGCAAACCGGATTTCCACAACCTGTTCTGGGTCATGAAGATGCCCGACGGCTACACCGGGCCCCAGACCTACGAGGCCCTCACCAAGGCCGGCGCCACCGTGTTCGGCTACGGCGCCTTCCTGACGGCGGTGATCCAGTTCCTCCTCCTGTCCCTGGTCATCTTCTTCATCATCAAGTCGATGAACACGATGCGCGAGAGACTCGAGCGCAAGCAGCCCCCCGCCCCGTCTGCCCCGGCGCCGGTTCCCGAAGACATCCAGCTGCTGCGGGAAATCCGCGACCTGATGAAGAAAAACGGCTGA
- a CDS encoding S1C family serine protease, whose protein sequence is MLKRLWLIFAQTVTVCAGVGLAVVLWEHFHGRPDAASLPVMRESGTVLSYSEAVKKAAPAVVNIYTTQAVEEDEDTAGTNPAGIPRSSGATPLGSGVVVSRNGFILTNNHVIEDLTDISVALHDGREFQARRMGIDPETDLALLKVDAQDLSPIEFGSSDTLEVGDVVLAIGNPFNVGQTVTMGIVSALGRHSLGLNSFEDFIQTDAAINRGNSGGALINSSGQLIGINTAIFSPDMNAGTSVGIGFAIPTRLVNEVLPALMKSGRVRRGYLGLVPQALTPEIADKLKLGGRQGVLVAVVKKDAAAWASGIREGDLITSVDGQPVTDVAAMMRQVSAIKPGRTVEVMFYRGGKKWRTQVTLQERPPLKSK, encoded by the coding sequence ATGTTGAAGCGCCTGTGGCTTATTTTCGCCCAAACGGTCACCGTCTGCGCGGGGGTCGGCCTGGCGGTTGTTTTGTGGGAGCATTTCCACGGCAGACCTGACGCTGCCAGCCTGCCGGTCATGCGGGAGAGCGGGACCGTGCTTTCCTACTCGGAAGCGGTTAAAAAAGCAGCTCCAGCCGTCGTCAACATCTATACGACGCAGGCCGTCGAGGAAGACGAGGATACGGCCGGAACGAACCCGGCAGGCATTCCCCGCTCCTCCGGCGCTACTCCCCTGGGTTCTGGGGTCGTTGTGAGCAGAAACGGCTTCATCCTCACCAACAATCATGTTATAGAAGACCTGACGGATATCTCTGTTGCACTGCATGACGGCAGGGAGTTCCAGGCCCGGAGGATGGGCATAGACCCTGAGACGGACCTGGCGCTCCTCAAGGTTGATGCGCAGGATCTCTCGCCCATTGAGTTCGGCTCGAGCGACACCCTGGAGGTGGGGGACGTTGTGCTGGCCATCGGCAATCCCTTCAACGTCGGACAGACGGTCACCATGGGCATTGTTTCCGCACTTGGGCGGCACAGTCTCGGCCTGAACAGCTTCGAGGACTTTATTCAGACGGACGCTGCCATCAACCGCGGCAACTCGGGAGGGGCCCTCATCAACTCTTCCGGTCAGCTCATCGGGATCAACACCGCGATTTTTTCCCCCGACATGAATGCGGGGACCTCCGTTGGCATTGGCTTTGCGATTCCCACCCGGCTGGTGAACGAGGTGCTGCCGGCCCTCATGAAGAGCGGCAGGGTCCGGCGCGGGTACCTGGGGCTGGTGCCTCAGGCCCTTACGCCTGAAATTGCGGACAAGCTGAAGCTGGGCGGACGCCAGGGGGTGCTGGTCGCCGTAGTGAAGAAGGATGCGGCGGCGTGGGCCTCCGGGATACGCGAGGGGGATCTGATCACGTCGGTGGACGGGCAGCCGGTCACGGATGTGGCGGCCATGATGCGGCAGGTGTCGGCCATCAAGCCCGGGCGGACCGTCGAGGTGATGTTCTATCGGGGCGGGAAGAAATGGAGGACTCAGGTGACGCTGCAGGAGCGGCCTCCCCTGAAGAGCAAGTGA